Proteins from one Terriglobus tenax genomic window:
- a CDS encoding mechanosensitive ion channel family protein: MHVLSLLLAEIPFWKNHDYWRRAGVTLLILIAGFLIWRLLRRGRILLETLLERKHASISPLRVRGLQLLSGSQIMTGLQVLVGIVFYALALLNIIVTLLLTFSQFPVTEHYVTLVLAWVINPLHDLYIGFLASLPNLITILVIAALTRFILKAVSYIFTKADEGAINLSPWVHRDVALPTGQIVRAVIVVVALFLIAPRIPGTGSEAAKGLSVVIGLMVSFGSSSTVGNVIAGVVLTYMRPFRVGDRVLIQGTTGDVMERTFLYTKLLTPKNEEVLIPSTKALDGSITNYSAQARGGKLILYTTVTIGYDTPWATVHQLLIDAALKTEMVQSNPQPFILQTALDDFYIHYQLNCFTGHAEAMPRIYSDLHRNIQDAFNAAGVEIMSPHYTQLRDGNQSTVQGPLKPAPTRFQIND, encoded by the coding sequence ATGCACGTTCTTTCTCTCCTTCTCGCTGAGATTCCCTTCTGGAAGAACCACGATTACTGGAGACGCGCCGGCGTCACCCTGCTGATCCTGATCGCGGGCTTTCTGATATGGCGCCTGCTGCGCCGTGGCCGGATCCTGCTGGAAACGCTTCTGGAGAGAAAGCACGCGTCGATTTCGCCGCTGCGTGTCCGTGGTCTGCAGCTGCTTTCCGGCTCGCAGATCATGACGGGGCTGCAGGTCCTGGTTGGCATCGTCTTCTACGCGCTGGCGCTGCTGAACATCATCGTGACCCTGCTTCTGACCTTCAGCCAGTTCCCGGTCACGGAGCACTACGTCACATTAGTGCTGGCGTGGGTCATCAACCCTCTGCATGACCTGTACATCGGTTTTCTTGCATCACTGCCGAACCTGATCACCATCCTGGTGATCGCAGCGCTCACGCGATTCATCCTGAAGGCCGTCAGCTATATCTTCACCAAGGCGGATGAAGGCGCCATCAACCTTTCTCCCTGGGTTCACCGCGATGTCGCTCTGCCCACAGGACAGATCGTCCGGGCGGTCATTGTGGTGGTAGCGCTGTTTTTGATCGCTCCGCGCATTCCTGGCACGGGGTCGGAGGCAGCGAAGGGGCTTTCGGTGGTGATTGGCCTGATGGTTTCCTTCGGATCGAGCTCCACCGTGGGCAACGTCATCGCAGGCGTTGTTCTGACGTATATGCGACCTTTCCGCGTGGGTGACCGTGTGCTGATCCAGGGCACGACCGGCGACGTGATGGAGCGCACCTTTCTGTATACCAAGCTGCTGACGCCGAAGAACGAAGAGGTGCTGATCCCCTCCACCAAGGCACTGGATGGAAGCATCACGAATTATTCAGCGCAGGCGCGTGGCGGCAAACTGATTCTGTACACCACCGTGACCATTGGCTATGACACGCCCTGGGCCACGGTGCATCAGCTGCTGATTGATGCCGCCCTGAAGACGGAGATGGTGCAGAGCAATCCGCAGCCGTTTATCTTGCAGACGGCGCTGGATGATTTCTACATCCACTACCAGTTGAACTGCTTTACGGGCCATGCCGAGGCGATGCCTCGCATCTACAGCGACCTGCATCGCAATATTCAGGATGCGTTCAATGCCGCCGGGGTCGAGATCATGTCGCCGCACTATACGCAGTTGCGCGACGGCAACCAGTCGACGGTACAGGGACCTTTGAAACCCGCGCCGACGCGGTTCCAGATCAACGATTGA
- a CDS encoding DUF3311 domain-containing protein, whose protein sequence is MAAPTKSRISPWASLLVLPYIALCFPSFYNRLTPTLFGFPFFYWYQLLWVILASAIMLVVYKKLKS, encoded by the coding sequence ATGGCTGCACCCACCAAATCGCGGATTTCTCCCTGGGCATCGCTGCTTGTCCTGCCCTATATCGCGCTCTGCTTTCCAAGCTTCTACAACCGCTTGACGCCCACGCTGTTTGGTTTCCCCTTCTTCTACTGGTACCAGTTGCTGTGGGTCATTCTCGCGTCGGCGATCATGCTGGTGGTTTACAAGAAGCTCAAGTCCTAA
- the mazG gene encoding nucleoside triphosphate pyrophosphohydrolase: MEEKKTPALAAERFAEAVGIMARLRAPDGCPWDREQTFDTIKRHTLEETYEVFDAIERRSWPELKDELGDLLLQVLFYAQMAEEAGYFSIDEVVENLNAKLIRRHPHIFGDVSAEDADTVLRNWEAIKKEEKAGKGREDGLLAEVPRSMPAVVEAAKLGSKAAKVGFDWPDVRGLVAKIEEESRELAVEVAAGDREKIEEEFGDLMFTAVNLSRHLKVDAEQALRAANAKFRARFAAMEKAAGGSVDGLTAAQLEELWTEAKKA, encoded by the coding sequence ATGGAAGAGAAGAAAACCCCGGCTTTGGCGGCAGAGCGGTTTGCTGAGGCGGTGGGGATCATGGCCCGGCTGCGCGCCCCGGACGGATGTCCCTGGGACCGGGAGCAGACCTTTGACACCATCAAGCGGCACACGCTGGAGGAGACCTACGAGGTCTTTGACGCCATCGAACGCCGTTCCTGGCCGGAACTGAAGGACGAACTCGGCGATTTGCTGCTCCAGGTGCTCTTCTATGCGCAGATGGCCGAAGAAGCGGGATATTTCTCCATCGACGAGGTCGTCGAAAACCTGAACGCGAAGCTTATCCGGCGCCATCCGCACATCTTTGGCGACGTTTCTGCCGAGGACGCGGACACCGTTTTACGCAACTGGGAAGCCATCAAGAAGGAAGAGAAGGCCGGCAAGGGGCGCGAGGACGGGCTGTTGGCCGAGGTGCCGCGCAGTATGCCGGCGGTGGTGGAAGCCGCCAAACTCGGCTCGAAAGCTGCCAAGGTAGGCTTCGACTGGCCGGATGTACGGGGGCTGGTCGCCAAAATTGAAGAAGAATCGCGTGAGTTGGCTGTGGAAGTAGCTGCCGGCGACCGCGAGAAGATAGAAGAAGAGTTCGGCGACCTGATGTTTACCGCCGTAAACCTGTCGCGGCATCTGAAGGTTGACGCGGAACAGGCGCTGCGAGCGGCGAACGCCAAGTTTCGCGCGCGGTTTGCGGCCATGGAAAAAGCAGCGGGAGGCTCGGTGGACGGGTTGACCGCGGCGCAGCTGGAAGAGCTGTGGACGGAGGCAAAGAAAGCTTGA
- a CDS encoding GNAT family N-acetyltransferase, which produces MSTEIVIRELTELSEFDQCVDLQLAVWNYSQQDLIPRRVFLVAQRIGGQVLGAYDGDRMIGFAMGLPGFRNGHSYLHSHMLAVLPEYRNGGIGRRIKLAQREGALAKGFDLMEWTYDPLEIKNSYLNITKLGAISRRYKRDFYGSSTSPLQGGLPTDRLYAEWWLKSDRVKAALAGEKPRMQVESTVEVPGAVYEWKASEADRTKAADAQSANRDALEKAFEQGQSVIGYERDADGTGRFLLGRWDEDLAY; this is translated from the coding sequence TTGAGCACGGAGATTGTGATCCGGGAGCTGACAGAGCTCAGCGAGTTCGACCAGTGTGTCGATCTGCAGTTGGCGGTTTGGAACTATTCGCAGCAGGATTTGATTCCGCGCCGCGTCTTTCTGGTGGCACAGCGCATTGGCGGACAGGTGCTGGGCGCCTATGATGGCGACCGCATGATCGGTTTTGCCATGGGGCTTCCTGGCTTCCGCAACGGGCACAGCTACCTGCACTCGCACATGCTGGCTGTTCTGCCGGAGTACCGCAACGGAGGGATTGGCCGCCGCATCAAGCTGGCGCAGCGCGAAGGCGCTCTGGCCAAAGGCTTTGACCTGATGGAGTGGACCTACGATCCGCTGGAGATCAAGAACTCTTACCTGAACATCACCAAGCTCGGCGCGATCTCGCGCCGCTATAAGCGGGATTTCTACGGTTCCTCCACATCGCCGCTGCAGGGTGGCCTGCCAACGGACCGTCTGTACGCCGAATGGTGGTTGAAGAGCGACCGCGTGAAAGCGGCATTGGCCGGAGAAAAGCCGCGCATGCAGGTAGAGAGCACCGTGGAGGTTCCCGGTGCGGTGTACGAGTGGAAGGCCAGCGAGGCGGACCGCACCAAGGCGGCGGATGCCCAGTCGGCGAACCGCGACGCTCTGGAAAAAGCATTTGAACAGGGGCAGTCTGTCATCGGGTATGAACGCGATGCCGACGGCACTGGTAGATTCTTGTTGGGCCGTTGGGACGAAGACCTGGCGTATTAG
- the menC gene encoding o-succinylbenzoate synthase encodes MKIDAIVLREIQMPLAHPFETSFGVTTMRRIMLVELQAEGVTAWGECVAGEHPYFSDEMIDTAWIIAKTELAPRLVGVEIENGGKVPDMLKQVRGHRMAKASLENAIWELESMLEGISLAQLLGGTRDTIACGVSIGIQPTPEKLMEKIETELAAGYQRIKLKCKPGWDVEIFEMVRKRWPDILLSCDANSAYRVKDSDHIASWDRFNLLMIEQPLWYDDFYFHSKLQSRLKTRICLDESIRNRRDALAAIDMASCGIINIKVGRVGGFSEAIAVHNVAAERGIPVWCGGMLETGIGRAQNVALSSLENFKLPGDVSASKRYWAEDIIEPAVEVSSQGEIVVPTTPGRGYEVRTDLIKKLTVREERITK; translated from the coding sequence ATGAAGATTGATGCAATTGTATTGCGCGAGATCCAGATGCCTCTGGCTCACCCCTTTGAAACCAGCTTCGGCGTCACCACCATGCGCCGCATCATGCTGGTGGAGCTGCAGGCCGAGGGAGTGACCGCGTGGGGCGAGTGCGTTGCTGGCGAACACCCCTACTTCTCTGACGAGATGATCGACACCGCATGGATCATCGCGAAGACCGAGCTTGCCCCTCGTCTTGTCGGTGTCGAGATCGAGAACGGCGGCAAGGTGCCGGATATGCTCAAGCAGGTCCGCGGCCACCGCATGGCGAAGGCATCGCTGGAAAACGCCATCTGGGAGCTGGAGTCGATGCTCGAAGGCATTTCTCTGGCGCAGCTTCTGGGCGGCACGCGCGACACGATCGCCTGCGGCGTCTCCATCGGCATCCAGCCCACGCCGGAAAAGCTGATGGAGAAGATCGAGACCGAACTTGCCGCCGGCTACCAGCGCATCAAGCTGAAGTGCAAACCCGGCTGGGATGTTGAGATCTTCGAGATGGTGCGCAAGCGCTGGCCCGATATCCTGCTGAGCTGCGATGCCAACTCTGCGTATCGCGTCAAGGACTCCGACCACATCGCCTCGTGGGACCGTTTCAACCTGCTCATGATCGAGCAGCCCCTCTGGTATGACGACTTCTACTTCCACTCCAAGCTGCAGTCCCGCCTGAAGACCCGTATCTGCCTGGATGAGTCCATCCGCAACCGTCGCGATGCTCTGGCTGCCATCGACATGGCGAGCTGCGGCATCATCAACATCAAGGTGGGCCGCGTGGGCGGCTTCAGCGAGGCGATTGCCGTACACAATGTGGCGGCTGAGCGCGGCATTCCTGTCTGGTGCGGCGGCATGCTGGAGACCGGCATCGGACGCGCGCAGAACGTCGCTCTGTCGTCGCTGGAGAACTTCAAGCTTCCCGGCGATGTCAGCGCCTCCAAGCGCTACTGGGCAGAGGACATCATTGAACCCGCGGTCGAGGTCAGTAGCCAGGGCGAGATCGTTGTCCCCACCACGCCCGGCCGTGGTTACGAGGTCAGGACAGACCTGATCAAGAAGCTGACGGTGCGCGAAGAACGCATTACGAAGTAA
- a CDS encoding bactofilin family protein, giving the protein MSLTGSVTQIGRSLVIRGEVSGSEDLYVDGSIEGTVSLSAGKLTIGPNAQIKADVQAPDIVILGTQEGNLRSSGRVELRDKSLVSGDIVAVRLAVEEGAVLRGNVDLRGPEEKAVEESAPAPDESSLFQHQ; this is encoded by the coding sequence ATGAGCCTTACAGGTTCTGTTACGCAGATCGGCCGTTCGCTGGTGATTCGCGGAGAAGTCAGTGGGAGCGAAGATCTGTATGTCGATGGTTCCATTGAGGGCACGGTCTCGCTCTCTGCCGGCAAACTGACCATCGGGCCCAATGCCCAAATCAAGGCCGATGTGCAGGCTCCGGATATTGTCATTCTGGGCACACAGGAAGGCAATCTGCGCTCCAGCGGCCGTGTGGAACTGCGCGACAAGTCTCTCGTCTCCGGCGATATCGTGGCAGTCAGGCTGGCCGTGGAAGAGGGCGCTGTTCTGCGCGGCAATGTCGATCTGCGCGGCCCCGAAGAGAAGGCTGTGGAAGAGAGCGCTCCGGCGCCGGATGAGTCTTCGTTATTTCAACACCAGTAA
- a CDS encoding class I SAM-dependent methyltransferase has protein sequence MLRSFFGGSEQANGPRGTVTRHSSGWTHVLKHLKAHEGLRVLDIGSTSPGNINFLTGLGHGVYMADLAEDANRPEWMLPATENEAERFDVDRFIAEDFNFGDRTFDIVLLWDVADYLPEALLKAVIARLHEVMNPGGLVLALFHTKKEETDNALHRYHLTESEMINMQRVSNQKLLQVWTNRQVERMFESFSSYKFFLAKDNLREVVITR, from the coding sequence GTGTTGCGTAGTTTCTTTGGTGGAAGCGAACAGGCTAACGGCCCGCGTGGGACAGTTACGCGCCATTCCAGTGGCTGGACCCATGTGCTCAAGCACCTGAAGGCGCACGAGGGGCTGCGTGTGTTGGACATCGGCTCAACCTCTCCCGGCAATATCAACTTCCTCACCGGGCTTGGACACGGCGTGTACATGGCTGACCTTGCCGAGGATGCCAACAGGCCAGAGTGGATGCTGCCGGCAACCGAGAACGAAGCGGAACGCTTTGATGTGGATCGTTTCATTGCCGAAGACTTCAACTTTGGCGACCGGACCTTCGATATCGTGCTTCTATGGGATGTCGCCGACTATCTCCCGGAGGCTCTCCTGAAAGCCGTCATCGCCCGGCTGCACGAGGTAATGAATCCCGGCGGCCTTGTGCTGGCTCTCTTTCATACCAAGAAAGAAGAGACAGACAATGCTCTGCATCGCTACCACCTGACTGAAAGCGAAATGATCAACATGCAGCGTGTTTCCAATCAGAAGCTGCTGCAGGTATGGACGAATCGCCAGGTTGAGCGGATGTTTGAGAGCTTCAGCTCCTATAAATTCTTTCTGGCCAAGGATAATCTGCGCGAAGTTGTCATTACGCGATAG
- a CDS encoding metal-dependent hydrolase gives MGSNDLSNKERHPMSILSGVKLTWLGHATMHLQTAAGTSVLIDPWIEGNPSYPVDKKSFDKVDVMLLTHGHTDHTGSSLPVAAQYDPTVLCMVELGDILVNQGLKSDKLIAMNLGGTVKVADLEISMVEARHSSSYVVDGLPVYAGPPTGLIVRPEGGPTIYFAGDTSLFSDMKLIGDLFAPDIAVLPIGGFYTMGPEHAAIAADWIGVKAVVPIHYGTFPALKGRPDKLRAAFTEKNIEVLELKIGQPSS, from the coding sequence ATGGGATCGAACGATCTCTCAAATAAAGAAAGGCATCCGATGAGCATTCTTAGCGGAGTGAAATTGACATGGCTTGGTCACGCGACCATGCACCTGCAGACGGCCGCTGGCACGTCCGTTCTGATTGATCCATGGATTGAAGGAAATCCGTCCTACCCCGTGGATAAAAAGAGCTTCGACAAAGTCGATGTCATGCTGCTGACGCATGGGCACACAGACCATACCGGCTCCTCCTTGCCGGTAGCCGCGCAGTATGACCCCACAGTGCTGTGCATGGTGGAACTGGGAGATATCCTCGTCAACCAGGGGCTCAAGAGCGACAAACTCATCGCCATGAATCTTGGTGGAACCGTAAAGGTTGCCGACCTCGAAATCTCCATGGTCGAAGCACGGCACTCTTCCAGTTACGTCGTCGATGGACTGCCCGTATACGCCGGCCCACCTACGGGGCTGATCGTGCGACCCGAGGGTGGGCCGACGATTTATTTCGCGGGAGATACATCACTTTTTAGTGATATGAAACTTATCGGGGATTTATTTGCTCCCGATATTGCGGTTCTGCCGATCGGAGGTTTCTACACCATGGGTCCCGAGCATGCCGCAATCGCTGCGGATTGGATCGGCGTCAAGGCTGTGGTGCCCATTCACTACGGCACCTTCCCGGCTCTCAAAGGACGCCCCGATAAACTGCGCGCCGCTTTTACTGAAAAAAATATTGAGGTGCTGGAATTGAAGATCGGGCAGCCATCTTCTTAG
- a CDS encoding APC family permease: protein MASKPTVTAPQSNRVRLVVASSVMLTFISFWRAAAIVLNDLGSSAFYAGGISEEAVGKSAPWLIIGVMLFSYSVRSVYVESCSMFTRGGVYRIVKEALGGTFAKVSVSALMFDYVLTGPISGVSAGQYIVGMMNDLAKLCVEQYHWPTWAAPQLDVNYASAAFAVAITIYFWWQNIKGIEESSEKALTIMKVTTVMVIILLTWGTFTAFHRGAHLPPFPTPANLHFSDSALGFLKGTNFAKSLGLFGVLMAFGHSVLAMSGEESLAQVNREIEHPKLKNLKRAAMVIAVYSLLFTGLGSLLAVMIIPDEVRVSVYRDNLIAGMAMHMVGPELLRIGFRVFVVLVGFLILGGAVNTAIVGSTGVLMRVAEDGVLTDWFRKPHKTFGTSYRIVNLVTIMQLLVIVVTRGDVILIGEAYAFGVIWSFTFNALAMLLLRYRFRGERGAKVPLNLRIGRTEIPVGLASVFCVLLTTAIVNLFTKSIATVSGIIFAVAFFIIFSLSERDNKRRHALAERQMKEHFQLEHSDDIGAKELNIRPGCVLVTMRDAANPYALKWALSRTDTDEQDVVVLAARMMGVGGPEYVDASEQLFSEHEQMLFTKAVSVAEGFGKHISLLVVPAGDIFAAIVKTATSLEAAAVVSGLSTKLTAQEQAYHVGQAWEALPEPKRQFTFYIVPQQGEATSFHIGPHAPTIPAEDVQLVHRLWLNLRRSPNMHHLHHSDIMTYALTKLADDYSKDRDAVLTGLQDCIAHTQHHQSLGSAARYDSMEDAGPGLSLQSPKPTPAVTTK from the coding sequence ATGGCCTCTAAACCCACGGTCACCGCTCCGCAATCGAATCGAGTCAGGCTCGTTGTAGCCTCCTCGGTTATGCTCACCTTTATCTCCTTCTGGCGAGCAGCCGCCATCGTTCTTAACGACCTTGGCTCGTCTGCCTTCTATGCGGGAGGTATATCGGAAGAAGCAGTCGGCAAATCCGCGCCCTGGCTCATCATCGGCGTAATGCTGTTCTCCTACTCCGTACGCTCGGTCTACGTCGAAAGCTGTTCGATGTTTACCCGCGGGGGCGTCTACCGCATCGTCAAAGAAGCCCTTGGCGGAACCTTCGCCAAGGTTTCAGTCTCCGCCCTGATGTTCGATTACGTGCTGACGGGACCGATCTCAGGTGTCTCCGCCGGCCAGTACATCGTGGGCATGATGAACGACCTGGCCAAGCTCTGCGTAGAGCAGTATCACTGGCCCACGTGGGCAGCTCCGCAGCTGGACGTCAACTACGCCTCTGCCGCGTTTGCCGTCGCCATCACCATCTACTTCTGGTGGCAGAACATCAAAGGTATTGAAGAGTCCAGCGAAAAGGCCCTGACGATTATGAAGGTCACCACCGTGATGGTGATTATTCTGCTCACCTGGGGTACCTTCACAGCCTTCCATCGCGGCGCTCATCTCCCCCCCTTCCCGACGCCTGCGAATCTTCACTTTTCCGACTCCGCGCTGGGCTTCCTGAAGGGCACCAATTTCGCAAAATCCCTTGGCCTGTTTGGCGTGCTGATGGCCTTTGGGCACTCGGTTCTGGCCATGTCGGGTGAGGAATCTCTGGCGCAGGTCAACCGCGAGATTGAACATCCGAAGCTGAAGAACCTGAAGCGTGCCGCGATGGTGATCGCGGTCTACAGCCTGCTGTTTACCGGGCTGGGTTCTCTACTGGCCGTAATGATCATTCCGGATGAGGTGCGCGTCTCTGTCTATCGCGACAACCTGATTGCCGGTATGGCCATGCACATGGTCGGCCCAGAGCTCCTGCGGATCGGATTCCGCGTCTTCGTCGTTCTTGTCGGCTTCCTGATTCTTGGCGGCGCGGTCAACACTGCAATTGTCGGCTCCACGGGCGTGCTGATGCGCGTTGCCGAGGACGGCGTACTGACTGACTGGTTCCGCAAGCCGCACAAGACCTTCGGTACCAGCTACCGCATCGTCAACCTGGTTACGATCATGCAGCTGCTGGTCATCGTTGTGACGCGCGGCGATGTCATCCTGATTGGCGAGGCGTACGCTTTCGGCGTTATCTGGTCGTTCACCTTCAACGCCCTGGCCATGCTGCTGCTACGCTACCGCTTCCGCGGTGAGCGTGGCGCCAAGGTGCCGCTGAACCTGCGTATCGGCCGCACAGAGATTCCGGTAGGCCTGGCGAGCGTCTTCTGCGTGCTCCTGACAACTGCCATCGTGAACCTGTTCACGAAGTCGATTGCTACGGTCTCCGGCATTATCTTCGCGGTTGCCTTCTTCATCATCTTTTCGCTCTCGGAACGCGATAACAAGCGCCGCCATGCCCTGGCGGAACGCCAGATGAAGGAACACTTCCAGCTTGAGCACTCAGACGATATTGGCGCCAAGGAACTGAACATCCGTCCCGGCTGCGTGCTGGTGACCATGCGCGATGCGGCCAATCCGTACGCTCTGAAGTGGGCACTGTCCCGCACCGATACCGACGAGCAGGACGTTGTAGTACTTGCAGCCCGCATGATGGGCGTAGGCGGCCCGGAGTATGTGGACGCCAGCGAGCAGCTCTTCTCAGAGCATGAGCAGATGCTGTTCACCAAGGCTGTATCGGTTGCGGAAGGCTTCGGCAAACATATCTCCCTGCTGGTGGTTCCCGCAGGTGATATCTTCGCGGCGATTGTAAAAACCGCGACCTCTCTGGAAGCTGCGGCTGTAGTTTCCGGACTTTCCACGAAACTTACCGCGCAGGAACAGGCGTATCACGTAGGTCAGGCCTGGGAGGCGCTGCCGGAACCGAAGCGTCAATTCACTTTCTATATCGTTCCGCAGCAAGGTGAGGCAACCAGCTTCCACATCGGACCGCACGCTCCCACAATTCCTGCAGAGGATGTGCAACTGGTCCACAGGCTATGGCTCAATCTTCGCCGCAGCCCCAATATGCATCACCTGCACCACAGCGACATCATGACCTATGCGCTGACGAAGCTTGCGGACGACTACTCAAAAGACCGCGATGCCGTGCTCACCGGGCTGCAGGACTGTATTGCGCATACGCAGCATCACCAGTCGCTTGGGTCGGCTGCGCGCTACGATTCGATGGAAGATGCGGGGCCTGGATTGTCTCTTCAGTCTCCTAAACCGACACCTGCGGTAACGACTAAGTAA
- the lnt gene encoding apolipoprotein N-acyltransferase, which yields MRGVPGRVWALVLASGVLQVLLFPIAGPVPVWRAALSWVALAPLLVALLGGKPLRVRDFALAGYACGILWYLGSCYWVMPTMYLYGGMSKPAGFGILLLFALYLGLYHALFGALLGVLRRFLSPENTLLASPFVWVAVELARARITSFPWDQLGIAQVDNAVLTSLAPWGGVYAISFVLVAVNVALAWAWMEKKWRIAVGVLGVAAVIQVAGMFRNTPVATHEVATLVQPNLSESQRYGAASLLQELVPLSQQGSSAGSKIILWPESPAPFATSDKNFLQAIAALASATHSAAIIGSEGVEVDGLPPRGYKAYNSAALFAADGSYRGRYDKIHLVPFGEYLPFASIFQFAGGLVAEVGESDRGHLRTVFRPDGHGYGIFICYESIFADEVRQFVKNGADVLVNISNDGWYGDTSAPWQHLNMARMRAIENHRWVLRDTNNGMTGAIDPDGNLRQHAERHIRTAIAVGFGYSDQLTFYTKYGDVFAYGCSLLVIGVLLWGVNKQQVAS from the coding sequence ATGCGGGGAGTTCCGGGACGGGTTTGGGCGCTGGTGTTGGCCTCAGGGGTTTTGCAGGTGCTCCTCTTTCCCATTGCCGGGCCGGTGCCAGTCTGGCGCGCCGCGCTTAGCTGGGTGGCCCTGGCGCCTCTGCTGGTGGCCCTGCTTGGTGGCAAGCCATTGAGGGTGCGCGATTTCGCGCTGGCGGGTTACGCCTGCGGCATTCTTTGGTACCTGGGAAGCTGTTACTGGGTTATGCCGACGATGTATCTCTACGGCGGCATGAGCAAGCCGGCAGGCTTTGGCATTCTGCTCCTGTTTGCGCTCTACTTGGGGCTTTATCACGCACTTTTCGGTGCACTGCTGGGTGTTTTAAGACGCTTTTTGAGCCCTGAAAACACACTTTTGGCGTCTCCATTCGTATGGGTTGCGGTGGAACTGGCCCGTGCTCGCATCACCAGCTTTCCGTGGGACCAGCTTGGAATCGCACAGGTGGATAATGCCGTGTTGACTTCGCTTGCTCCATGGGGAGGGGTCTATGCCATCAGCTTTGTCCTGGTTGCGGTGAACGTGGCGCTGGCCTGGGCATGGATGGAGAAGAAGTGGCGGATTGCGGTGGGTGTGTTGGGGGTTGCGGCAGTCATCCAGGTTGCGGGGATGTTCCGCAATACGCCGGTGGCCACGCACGAAGTAGCAACTCTCGTGCAGCCGAATCTCTCCGAATCGCAACGCTATGGTGCAGCCAGCCTGTTGCAGGAGCTTGTGCCTTTGAGCCAGCAGGGGAGTTCCGCCGGTTCAAAGATCATCCTGTGGCCGGAATCGCCCGCGCCGTTTGCGACCAGCGACAAGAACTTCCTGCAGGCCATTGCGGCGCTGGCCAGCGCCACGCATAGCGCCGCGATTATTGGCTCGGAAGGTGTCGAGGTCGACGGTCTGCCTCCGCGAGGCTACAAGGCCTATAACTCCGCGGCTCTGTTTGCAGCGGACGGAAGCTATCGCGGACGCTACGACAAGATTCACCTGGTCCCGTTCGGTGAGTACCTGCCGTTTGCGTCCATCTTTCAGTTCGCCGGTGGACTGGTCGCGGAAGTGGGTGAATCCGACCGTGGCCACCTGCGCACGGTCTTTCGGCCGGACGGGCATGGGTACGGCATCTTCATCTGTTACGAGTCGATCTTCGCCGACGAGGTTCGCCAGTTTGTGAAGAACGGAGCGGATGTCCTGGTGAATATCTCGAACGACGGCTGGTATGGCGACACCAGCGCCCCGTGGCAACATCTGAACATGGCGCGGATGCGGGCGATCGAAAACCATCGTTGGGTGCTGCGCGATACAAATAACGGTATGACCGGCGCCATCGACCCGGATGGAAACCTTCGCCAGCATGCGGAGCGGCATATCCGCACGGCGATTGCCGTTGGGTTCGGTTACTCCGATCAGTTGACCTTCTATACGAAGTACGGCGATGTTTTTGCGTATGGGTGTTCGCTGCTGGTGATTGGGGTATTGCTGTGGGGAGTGAATAAGCAGCAGGTGGCATCCTGA